The nucleotide window CAATAACTCATCAGGGGGCATTTTATGAATATACTGACTATTAATCCAATCGAGTTTATCCCAATCAAATTTAGCCCCGGCTTTATTAACCCTATCTAAACTAAATAATTTAGCCGCTTCATCGAGGGTAAAAAGTTCTTGAGTAGAGTCGGGGGGAGTCCATCCCAATAAGGTCATATAATTAGCCATCGCTTGAGGAACAAACCCCATTTTTCTAAAATCATCAATAGATGTCACTCCATCCCGTTTCGATAATTTGCGTCCTTCTTGGTTGAGAATTAGGGGCGTATGGGCAAATTCAGGAATAGTTGCCTCTAACGCTTCATACAAGAGAATTTGTTTAGCGGTATTAGCAATGTGATCTTCCCCTCGGATGACGTGGGTGATATTCATATCAATGTCATCCACCACCACCGCTAAATTATATAAAGGTTGTCCAAAAGCTTCCTCATCGGTTTCGGGAGTACGGGCGATCACCATGTCTCCCCCTAAATCATTCCCTTTCCAGACCATTTTACCCCGAACTTGATCGTTCCAAACTATTTCTCGATCGTCTTCGATTTTAAAGCGGATGACCGGTTTTTTGCCTTCTGCTTCAAAGGCGGCTTGTTGTTCGGGGGTAAGGTTACGATGACGGTTATCATAACGGGGAGCTAACCCTTTTGCTTTTTGGGTTTCCCGCATTTGTTCTAATTCTTCGGGGGTGCAATAACACCGATAAGCTAACCCTTTATCGAGTAGGGTTTGAATGGCTTTACGGTAGTGTTCCATCCGTTCAGTTTGGAAAAAGGGGCCTTCATCCCAGTTTAGACCTAGCCAAGTTAGACCAGTTTTGATATTTTCGGTGTATTCTGGGCGCGATCGTTCTAAATCTGTATCTTCTATGCGTAAAATAAATTTACCGTTGTTATGACGGGCAAATAGCCAGTTAAAAACCCCGGTTCTGGCTGTTCCGATGTGTAAGTTTCCGGTTGGGGATGGTGCGAGACGTACTCTAATCGTCACAAATTACTCCTGTAATAGTTATATATATGTTTTTGGGTGCAATTTTTTATTGTAACTTAGCTTTTCTGAAGTCGTTAAAAGATTTGATCATTGTCCGCAGATGAACGCAGATGAACGCAGATGAATAAGGATGATTTTTTTGGGTGGGATCAGGGTTAAAAAAGATAAGATTAATTTAGATAATAATAGGAGTTATTGATGAGTGTTGCTACTAAATTTTCCAATCAGCTTTCTTTAGAAGAGTTTTTAAAACTTCCAGAGACAAAACCAGCGAGTGAGTATATTGATGGAGTCATTGAACAGAAGCCTATGCCCCAAGGAGAACATAGTATTATACAAACCCGTCTCGTAACAGCTATCAATGAAGTTGCTTTAAGCAAAAAGTTAGCCCTTGCTTTCACTGAATTACGATGTACTTTTGGGGGGCGTTCCATCGTGCCCGATCTTTCTGTATTTGTATGGGATAGAATTCCCAAAACTTCTACGGGAAGAATTGTTAATCGATTTGAAATTTGTCCAGATTGGATGATTGAAATTTTGTCTCCTGAACAGTCTACTAATAAAATTATTCGTAAAATTATTTTTTCTCTTAAAGGGGGAACTCAACTTGCTTGGTTGATTGATCCTGAAGATGAATCGGTCACAATTTTTTATCCTAATCAACTTCCAGAAGTCAAAGAAAAAGAAGAAATTTTACCCGTTTTGGATAGTTTAAAAGATTGGCAATTATCTGTAGAGGAAATGTTTAGTTGGTTGAAATTAGATTAAAATTTTTAGTCTTCTAGTGTTTCTTCTTCCGATTCAATTTCATCTATCTGTATTTGTGTCATACCTAACTCTTTTTTAGCAAATACTCGTCTAGCTTTTTTGTCTAAAATTGTAATGATATTTGTTTTATTTTGTTTAATTAATTCTAAGTCTTCCTTTTGAAGAAGAATCATATAATAACGGGATACTTCCATCATTCGATAAGCATATTGAAAAGCATCTTTAGTAAATTCTCCTGTTGTGACTATCATTACCACATCTGCACCAGTGACAAAAGTCATCCCTATTTCTTTAGCTAAAACTTCTACATCTACTTTTTTAGTGTTTTTACATTGAATTTGCCATCGACTATAAACAAATCTATCTGAACCCGCTAAAACATCAACCTCTCCGTTTCCCGTTTCATAATCTCTTTTTCTCCACTTTGTAAAGCGAAGACTGGTTAATCTAATCATCCATATTGCTAAAAGTTCTAAAGCTTTCCCTTTAACATGCTTATCTGGATGATCAAGATCATTAATTACATCTTCAAAAGTTCGATTTAATTCCGTTTCTGAAAGTTGGGTTTGATCGGCAATAGTTTCAATTAAACGTTTAACTAATTCATTTCTAGCTTTTTGAGTTAGTTTAACTTGATTAGGTTTAGCACCTCTTCCGCCAGTTGATTTTTCAGTTTCAATGAGTCCAACATTAACTAAAGGTTGTATAATGTCTTTGACAAAGGATTTACTGGTAAATTTGACTTTATAGACACTTCTTCCATAGTTAGATATTTTATTCCAAGGTTCAAAATCTCGTATATCTAAATGAATCATTGAAAGGAGAAAATATTTTTGTTCTGGTGTTAAAGTATAAAGCTCATCAATATAATCTTTATTAATTCCTAAGATATCAGCCACAACATCCCAATTAATTTCATATTCTCTTTCAAAAACGCCAGCTAAACTTAGCCAGCTACGCATCGTACTAACATAAATAGCATTAGGGGAGATAGAAAATCCCATTTCTTGTAATTCATATCCAATTAATTCTAGCTTTGGCTGTTCATTTCTAGCATTGATAGCTTCTATTGCTTTTAGCAGCGACATTCCCGTTAAATTGGTTAAAATATGACGAGCCAATAATTTATTACTTTCTTCAGGATTATTTTGTTTATCTAAAATATTTTGAGCAATTTCTGTCACTTTATATGTCCAGTCATCCTCGGTTTTTTCAACTAATCCATAAGCTCTTAAAGAAAGAAAACAATTCATAGCTAATTTATCAATATTTGAGGTTTTAGCTGTTTGGCTTTTACTTTGCTGAGAATGTTGGGCAAAATAACGATTAGCTATTTCTTGTTGTAAATATCTCCGATTTGGTTCACAGTCTTGACACAATTTCATGATTTCAGCTAGAGAAAATTTTTCTGGCTCAAATTGATGTCCATAAGTAAATTTAAGTTGACGAGTTTTCATCTTATTAATTTGTTCTAAAAAAGGTAGGGTTAATTGCTTAGGTTCATTAGATTGGTTCACCGCTATTTTTTCTTTTAACAAGAGTTGATTATCCGATAAAATTTTTTCTTTAATTAAAGATAGATTTTTTGAAGAACAATTTTGAGGTGTTTCTAAAGGAATAACTAAAGAACTTGCCTCCGTTTCAAATCTGTATTGTGAAGCTTTCAAATATCCTTGATCAATCTCAATGGCTAACCAATATCTTTTTAAATCTTCGGCTACTCTTCCCGTCACATTAGAGCCACAAAACGGATCTAAAACTAAATCACCTGGCTCAGTACATAAATTAATAATAAATTCAGGTAAAGCTTGAGGAAAACGGGCAGGATGAGGCTTGATGCCCTCTTCTTTGCATCTTCTTTGATAGTAATCATTAGAAGCAGTATTAGAAGCAGAAATAACATTAACAGGTTGAGCTAAATCATTAAATAAAAGCCAATCAAAACTGGCTAAAACTGGACTTCCGATCGCAGTAGCAACAGAAGTGGTTTGTGCATCAATAATATTAGGAGGAATAGCCCCTCCGCGATTTCTTTGAAATTTAGTAGAAATATCATGGCCTGAAGGGCGTAGTTTAGCATCATAGCCGTTTTTTAATAAATTTTCCATCGCCTTACTATAAGGGCGTAAAACACGCTTATTACAGGCTTTAGGATGAGGATCTTTAGATAACCACCAGATGGTATTGACAGCATCTTTAACTCTTTCTCGCCTCACTGTTACCCATTCTGCTGGTGTCGGTAATTTAGCGGGATTATACCAATATAATTCCTGAGCTAAATAAAATCCTAATCCTCCTTCTCGACGAGGTTTGCACAGGTGCATTACTAACTCAAAATGATAAAGAGAGCGAACGGGATACCCTTTAATCCAACTTCCACCAATATCAATAACTAACGAGCCATTTTGTTTAAGAATTCGATAAAATTGTTGAGCAAAACTGTCAAACCACTGAACATATTCATCAGCATCAACATTGCCATATTCTTTTTTGCGTACCAAAGCAAAAGGCGGTGAAGTGCAAATTAAATCAATACTTTCATCCGGTATTTGCGATAAAACTTTTAAACTATCTCCAAGATAAGCAGCACCCCATTGGGTTTCGTAGAAAGGTAGACGATTTAATTTCATCTAAAAAGACTAATAGATTATTGTGAGCTAATAAGACTTCTGTACTAGGATATCATAAAAATAGAAGCTTTCCGGATATCTTTCTAGAAAGCTTCTTCAAATGTATTTAAAGGCTATCCTTTAGGATTTTTTAGACTTGCGTTGTTTTTTAGACAAATTACTCTTAAAGAAAGCTCCAAAACCCAAAGCACTGCTAACACCTAAAATAGTTAAAGGTTCAGGTACAACTGTGATCGTGACTTGACCAATGCCATTGGGATATAACGAGGCATTATTAAAATTAAGATTAGCAAAATTAAAGCCGGGTGGTGTATTAAGAAAATTACCATAGGGAGCGCCAACATTAGCATTAATACCCCCTTCATCTGCTCCTTGATTGCCACCGGTTTGTCCTTGAGGTAGTCCAGGGAAAAACCCATTGCCGGCGGAAGTATTAAAATTATTAATTTCTGTCCCTGCATCATTGACTGTCCCTGGAAGTCCAATGTTAAAAACAATCGGAACATTAGGATCGCTAAATAAAGAAGATAGACTATGAGCAAAAGGATTCCCATTAGCAACATAATAATCGTTGCTAGGCAGAACCATTGAAAGATATGAAAAATAAGTATTAGAACCGTCGGTTGCTATATCAAAATCCTGGGATACAACACTTCCAGGCCCGATAGGAGCAGCCCCTAATGTTCCTTGAACACGGGTTCCGGTTTGGGCTAAACCGGCATCCTCCGCAGGAAGAGTGGCACTTACAGGCGTTCCTGTACTGTTATCAATATAAGTTAGATTCGCCGCAAAATCTGCCGTTACCTGTGAAACATCCCCATCTTCTGCAATTCTCTCAAGACCCAATTCAGAAGGAAGTCCGCCATTGTAACTGTCAAAACTACCATTATGAAACCCTACCCATACTGGTGTTAAATAAGTGCCTCCTTCGGGAGCAATATTTTCAATTGTCACCCGAATTGTTAACGCATTGGCACTGGAAACTAAGGTTAGTGTAGAACCAACAGCGAACATTCCTGCGATCGTTTTTGGGTTTGTAAGTGTTTGAATCATTTGAGTTTGAGAAAGTCTTTAGAATTTACTGTATCGATAAAATCATAGAAAACTGAGTTTTTGCTGAGAATTTAGACTCAGTTTTCACCTGAAAAATTAAGACTTACTAAAATTCCTCAAACCCCTAAACTCTTTATTCAAAGCAACAATTTAGAACAGTATAAAAAACTACTTATTTTTATATTTAAATAAACTTTTTAAATTTTGACGGCAAAATTATTCTGTTTAGCGTCGCTCCTCAATAATAGTTTCAGAAACGGGTTTACCTTGTACCTCAATTAGTTGTCGTTCAGTTGGCGGATCATAAGTAGGATGTTTAATCTGTTTGACTAAGCCAGAAGTTAATCATACCATTTCTGAAAGTCAAACTACAGTCTTTGATGCGTCGGGGACGCATCCTACAATTTGAGTGAAATAAAACTAACATTTAACCCCAATCCCGAAAAAAACTGCTATCACGCCAAACCTTAGCCGTTCGCTGTTCAATCATTCCCAACTCATCGGAAGAAAGAGGTTTAAACTCTTGAGCTACCCTAACATTTTCCTCCAATTGACTCAACGTATCAGCAGCAATAATACAACAACTCACCCCAGATTGAGATAAAGCATAACCCATTGCTTGCCCCATACCATCCAATACCCCAGGCTTAAATAACCGGCCATAGGCAGGAACTTTCATCGCAATAATACCTGTATTTTTCTCTTGAGCAACCGGCAAAACTTTTTTAATAAATGAACTAGAATGATGTTTATCCGCCGCATTAATCGGGACTAAAGCTGTATCAAAAACATAACGCCGTAACCCCTCGACAATAATTTCTGGATTATGATGTCCTGTAATTCCTATCCCTCTAATTAACCCTTGTTCTTTAGCTTCAAGAGCAGCTTTAATTGCCCCCTGTTTTGGCTCTAAAATTGTATTAACATCCCAATCATAAGTTAAAGCGTGAAATTGCCACAAATCGAGATAATCAGTCTGCAACCTCTGCAAAGATTGCTCTAAATCTCGCCATGCACTATCTCTATTTCTAGAACTGGTTTTAGTTGCTAATATAATCTCTTGACGATGGGAAGACAACGCTTTACCTATTCTTTCTTCACTCGGCCCATAATTAGCGGCAGTATCAAAATAGCGAATTCCTAAATCAAAAGCTCTCTCTAAAATGGCGATCGCATCTCCTTCTTGATCAGGACGAGACAAAGGCGATGCCGAACCCCCTAACCCTAAAATAGGAACACTTATATTAGTTTTCCCTAAAACTCGTTGAGGCATTTCTGCGGAAGGGTTAGAGGATAGAGACTCAGCTAAGGCGGGAGAAACTTTCGGCGATCGGGTAAAATAATTTCGACAACTCGCACTCACTCCACTAGCAACAGCTAAACTCGCCAATAAAAAATTGCGTCGAGTTCTTCTATTATTTTTCATGGCTAGATTTTAACCCCCTAAATCTAAGAGCTAAAGTAAAAAGTATCTCTTTTAGTTTAACTAAACTCTTGATTAACAGTCTCTCTCATAGGAAATGAAACTTTTAAAGAATTGTTACTCAAAATTAAATGAACACCGATTTAAAAACTTTTGATTAACAATAGAAGAAGTTCTATTTAAGACAAGACTAAAAATGATACGGTTAAAATTATGGCAATGGATTATATTAGCCACCCCGATCGCCACTATTGTTGGATTTATTCTAGTAGCAGCCGGGCTACAAATCCATCATTGGGGAGTTAATTGGATTTGGGGCGTATTTATCCTCTTAATTGCCCTTTGGCAATGGTTATTAGCGAGATGGACTCGGCCAGTTGTCCAACAGATGGAAACGGTGATCGCCGAAGTGAGTCAAGAACTCGAAACAACCCTCGCACAAACCCCAGAATTAAGCGATCAAGAAAATACGATTCAA belongs to Gloeothece citriformis PCC 7424 and includes:
- a CDS encoding DNA methyltransferase, which encodes MKLNRLPFYETQWGAAYLGDSLKVLSQIPDESIDLICTSPPFALVRKKEYGNVDADEYVQWFDSFAQQFYRILKQNGSLVIDIGGSWIKGYPVRSLYHFELVMHLCKPRREGGLGFYLAQELYWYNPAKLPTPAEWVTVRRERVKDAVNTIWWLSKDPHPKACNKRVLRPYSKAMENLLKNGYDAKLRPSGHDISTKFQRNRGGAIPPNIIDAQTTSVATAIGSPVLASFDWLLFNDLAQPVNVISASNTASNDYYQRRCKEEGIKPHPARFPQALPEFIINLCTEPGDLVLDPFCGSNVTGRVAEDLKRYWLAIEIDQGYLKASQYRFETEASSLVIPLETPQNCSSKNLSLIKEKILSDNQLLLKEKIAVNQSNEPKQLTLPFLEQINKMKTRQLKFTYGHQFEPEKFSLAEIMKLCQDCEPNRRYLQQEIANRYFAQHSQQSKSQTAKTSNIDKLAMNCFLSLRAYGLVEKTEDDWTYKVTEIAQNILDKQNNPEESNKLLARHILTNLTGMSLLKAIEAINARNEQPKLELIGYELQEMGFSISPNAIYVSTMRSWLSLAGVFEREYEINWDVVADILGINKDYIDELYTLTPEQKYFLLSMIHLDIRDFEPWNKISNYGRSVYKVKFTSKSFVKDIIQPLVNVGLIETEKSTGGRGAKPNQVKLTQKARNELVKRLIETIADQTQLSETELNRTFEDVINDLDHPDKHVKGKALELLAIWMIRLTSLRFTKWRKRDYETGNGEVDVLAGSDRFVYSRWQIQCKNTKKVDVEVLAKEIGMTFVTGADVVMIVTTGEFTKDAFQYAYRMMEVSRYYMILLQKEDLELIKQNKTNIITILDKKARRVFAKKELGMTQIQIDEIESEEETLED
- a CDS encoding PEP-CTERM sorting domain-containing protein — translated: MIQTLTNPKTIAGMFAVGSTLTLVSSANALTIRVTIENIAPEGGTYLTPVWVGFHNGSFDSYNGGLPSELGLERIAEDGDVSQVTADFAANLTYIDNSTGTPVSATLPAEDAGLAQTGTRVQGTLGAAPIGPGSVVSQDFDIATDGSNTYFSYLSMVLPSNDYYVANGNPFAHSLSSLFSDPNVPIVFNIGLPGTVNDAGTEINNFNTSAGNGFFPGLPQGQTGGNQGADEGGINANVGAPYGNFLNTPPGFNFANLNFNNASLYPNGIGQVTITVVPEPLTILGVSSALGFGAFFKSNLSKKQRKSKKS
- a CDS encoding Uma2 family endonuclease, whose product is MSVATKFSNQLSLEEFLKLPETKPASEYIDGVIEQKPMPQGEHSIIQTRLVTAINEVALSKKLALAFTELRCTFGGRSIVPDLSVFVWDRIPKTSTGRIVNRFEICPDWMIEILSPEQSTNKIIRKIIFSLKGGTQLAWLIDPEDESVTIFYPNQLPEVKEKEEILPVLDSLKDWQLSVEEMFSWLKLD
- a CDS encoding aldo/keto reductase, giving the protein MKNNRRTRRNFLLASLAVASGVSASCRNYFTRSPKVSPALAESLSSNPSAEMPQRVLGKTNISVPILGLGGSASPLSRPDQEGDAIAILERAFDLGIRYFDTAANYGPSEERIGKALSSHRQEIILATKTSSRNRDSAWRDLEQSLQRLQTDYLDLWQFHALTYDWDVNTILEPKQGAIKAALEAKEQGLIRGIGITGHHNPEIIVEGLRRYVFDTALVPINAADKHHSSSFIKKVLPVAQEKNTGIIAMKVPAYGRLFKPGVLDGMGQAMGYALSQSGVSCCIIAADTLSQLEENVRVAQEFKPLSSDELGMIEQRTAKVWRDSSFFRDWG
- the gltX gene encoding glutamate--tRNA ligase → MTIRVRLAPSPTGNLHIGTARTGVFNWLFARHNNGKFILRIEDTDLERSRPEYTENIKTGLTWLGLNWDEGPFFQTERMEHYRKAIQTLLDKGLAYRCYCTPEELEQMRETQKAKGLAPRYDNRHRNLTPEQQAAFEAEGKKPVIRFKIEDDREIVWNDQVRGKMVWKGNDLGGDMVIARTPETDEEAFGQPLYNLAVVVDDIDMNITHVIRGEDHIANTAKQILLYEALEATIPEFAHTPLILNQEGRKLSKRDGVTSIDDFRKMGFVPQAMANYMTLLGWTPPDSTQELFTLDEAAKLFSLDRVNKAGAKFDWDKLDWINSQYIHKMPPDELLELIIPYWQEAGYEVNLDQDRPWLTQLTALIAPSMTRLKDAPAESRLLFGESIKFSDEAIAQLKLEGVKDILNEVIEGIKPSLTDEEAKALVNQVTKTQKVKKGLVMKSLRAGLMGELQGPDLIQSWILLNHKGWDKLRLQQALNQI